From one Henriciella marina DSM 19595 genomic stretch:
- a CDS encoding TlpA family protein disulfide reductase produces MVRTLLSVSIIALLTACGEPSSTDRNDMAAPAPPTDETVAGETDAHDQTAGADSATGFITPGASVPESAERGDDGVPRDDYGRPYDYRFLGRELPAFSGTMISGPLFSTQELENQWTLIDVWGLWCGDCMADAPYVEELWNEVSGSDELAFLTIHTPPNAQRADEAFGRFGSVEAYFEEKGYSYPTLVDEDASIRDTLGIAWTPTYILVAPDLTVQGFRSELAAAGSDDPVADLLADIEEVKAS; encoded by the coding sequence ATGGTCCGCACCCTTCTATCTGTTTCGATCATCGCCTTGCTCACCGCCTGCGGAGAGCCGTCCAGCACAGACCGCAATGATATGGCTGCACCTGCGCCCCCCACCGATGAGACCGTGGCAGGTGAGACGGACGCCCACGATCAGACAGCTGGCGCCGACAGCGCCACAGGTTTCATAACGCCGGGTGCCTCCGTTCCCGAAAGTGCCGAGCGCGGCGATGATGGGGTTCCGCGCGATGATTATGGCCGCCCCTATGACTATCGATTCCTTGGCCGCGAATTGCCGGCCTTCAGCGGCACGATGATTTCCGGGCCACTATTTTCCACGCAGGAACTTGAGAACCAGTGGACCCTGATCGATGTGTGGGGCCTCTGGTGCGGCGACTGTATGGCTGATGCGCCCTATGTCGAAGAACTCTGGAATGAAGTGTCTGGAAGCGATGAGCTTGCTTTTCTTACCATCCATACCCCACCGAACGCACAACGCGCTGACGAAGCCTTCGGCCGCTTCGGCTCAGTCGAGGCTTATTTTGAGGAGAAGGGGTACTCCTATCCGACACTCGTCGATGAGGATGCGTCTATCCGCGACACGCTGGGGATCGCATGGACGCCGACCTACATTCTGGTTGCGCCAGACCTCACCGTGCAAGGCTTCCGATCTGAGCTTGCAGCCGCCGGTTCAGACGATCCGGTCGCCGATCTGCTGGCCGATATAGAAGAGGTAAAGGCATCCTAG
- a CDS encoding sterol desaturase family protein has translation MNHDVFIRIGVFAGVFAALAALEVLAPRRDAALPRVERWPGATAIFVAGAALGRLVLPAGLAGIALFADQIGFGLFNLISAPVWLVGLAAFVLLDLSVWGQHVLMHRVPILWRMHRVHHSDPHIDVMTALRFHPAEILVSLVWKGAVVFLFGIPAWAAFFFEVALNAFAQFNHANWHISPAVDRVLRWLVVTPDMHRVHHSVERREANRNFGFCLSVWDRMFRVYKDQPDAGHRDMLIGQHDWRSSGDQTPAELLVQPLKTPPS, from the coding sequence TTGAACCATGACGTTTTTATCCGGATCGGCGTGTTTGCAGGCGTGTTCGCCGCACTGGCAGCGCTTGAAGTCCTGGCGCCGCGCCGGGACGCTGCCTTGCCGCGCGTTGAACGCTGGCCCGGCGCGACGGCGATCTTTGTCGCGGGAGCCGCTCTTGGGCGGCTGGTTCTGCCTGCAGGTCTTGCCGGTATCGCGCTGTTTGCGGACCAGATTGGCTTTGGGCTTTTCAATTTGATCTCTGCGCCAGTCTGGCTGGTCGGTCTTGCTGCTTTCGTGTTGCTGGACCTGTCGGTCTGGGGCCAGCATGTGCTCATGCACCGCGTGCCCATTCTCTGGCGCATGCACCGGGTGCATCACTCAGACCCGCATATCGACGTCATGACAGCGCTCCGGTTTCATCCGGCAGAAATCCTCGTCTCTCTGGTGTGGAAAGGCGCGGTGGTCTTCCTGTTCGGTATTCCGGCCTGGGCTGCCTTTTTCTTCGAGGTCGCTTTGAACGCGTTTGCCCAGTTTAATCATGCGAACTGGCATATTTCGCCAGCGGTCGACCGCGTCCTGAGATGGCTTGTTGTGACACCTGACATGCACCGCGTGCACCATTCGGTCGAGCGGCGCGAGGCCAACCGGAATTTCGGCTTTTGCCTGTCGGTCTGGGACAGAATGTTCCGCGTCTATAAAGACCAGCCCGATGCCGGACATCGGGACATGCTTATCGGTCAGCACGACTGGCGCTCGAGCGGCGACCAGACGCCGGCAGAGCTTCTGGTCCAGCCGCTCAAGACACCGCCGTCTTAA
- the pbpC gene encoding penicillin-binding protein 1C: protein MIWLKRSAIALLAGLAVLFLLDRVFPPPLERGEVVSKLISDRHGRPLRAIPTPDNYWRFQADLDEIDPIFVEALLEVEDQRFWRHGGVDWAGMVRAAWTSALAGRVVSGGSTITMQTARLLEPRPRTIPSKLIEMFRAHQIEARLSKKEILELYLTLTPYGGNIEGIRAASWRYFGRAPDRLSDDQIALLIALPQSPEVRRPDLRPEGADLGRRAIVTKLERLGYLDAARAEDARTSDLPTGAYAFPSEAWHATARAAKDVRGDVRSTLDARLQAEMEALALSHAKEFGRETQLAILVVDIPTRGVRAAVGSASRDIAGGWLDLTAQARSPGSTLKPFIYAMAFDDGEASGSTRISDLPKRFASYQPDNFDRMFRGDVRVSDALQHSLNVPAVLALDRVGPERFAATLTLAGAPPRIRGGADHQAGLALALGGAGMTARELAVLYAALGDGGRAKPLVWTAAEETGSREASGFGLMGAESAGEILSILRQTPTPEGRMPGRLTADAPQVAFKTGTSYGFRDAWAAGVSGDHAIIVWVGRADGAPRPGETGRSAALPILFEVADRAAYHLGGDGNAKARLMSDRQNEADGALQAFDHNRAEAPHILFPPKDAELWSGEINGAPSRPFVLAGRGEGELSWFIDGAPCASDDAGLPIWQPQRAGFYEVSAVDWSGRSSSVRVRVIGIGES, encoded by the coding sequence ATGATCTGGCTGAAACGGTCAGCGATTGCCTTACTGGCAGGGCTGGCCGTCCTGTTCCTGCTGGACAGGGTGTTTCCGCCGCCACTCGAACGCGGCGAGGTGGTCTCCAAGCTGATCAGCGATCGGCATGGCCGCCCGCTTCGCGCGATACCGACGCCCGACAATTACTGGCGCTTTCAGGCAGATTTGGATGAGATCGATCCGATCTTCGTCGAGGCGCTTCTGGAGGTTGAGGACCAGCGTTTCTGGCGCCATGGCGGGGTCGACTGGGCCGGTATGGTGCGGGCTGCCTGGACGTCTGCACTGGCGGGGCGCGTGGTGTCCGGCGGATCGACGATAACCATGCAGACCGCCCGGCTGTTGGAGCCGCGGCCACGCACAATCCCATCCAAGCTCATCGAAATGTTTCGCGCCCATCAGATCGAAGCGCGCCTTAGCAAGAAAGAGATCCTCGAGCTCTATCTGACGCTGACGCCCTATGGCGGCAATATCGAGGGCATACGCGCGGCAAGCTGGCGGTATTTCGGACGCGCGCCTGATCGGCTCTCCGATGACCAGATCGCGCTTCTCATCGCCTTGCCGCAAAGCCCGGAGGTTCGCCGCCCTGACCTTCGCCCGGAAGGGGCAGATTTGGGCAGACGCGCCATCGTGACGAAGCTTGAGCGTCTAGGCTATCTTGACGCGGCGCGGGCCGAAGATGCGCGCACAAGCGATCTGCCGACCGGGGCGTATGCTTTCCCGTCCGAGGCGTGGCATGCAACGGCGCGGGCGGCAAAGGATGTCCGCGGCGATGTCCGCTCCACGCTGGACGCCCGTCTTCAGGCCGAGATGGAAGCCCTCGCGCTGTCGCATGCAAAAGAGTTTGGCAGGGAGACACAGCTTGCGATCCTGGTGGTCGATATTCCGACGCGCGGTGTGCGGGCGGCGGTCGGGTCTGCGTCGCGCGATATTGCCGGGGGCTGGCTCGACCTGACGGCGCAGGCGCGCTCGCCCGGGTCGACCTTGAAACCCTTCATCTATGCCATGGCGTTTGATGATGGGGAGGCGAGCGGGTCGACGCGTATTTCCGACCTGCCGAAACGGTTCGCGTCCTATCAGCCCGACAATTTCGACCGGATGTTTCGCGGCGATGTCCGCGTTTCCGATGCGCTGCAGCATTCGCTCAACGTACCCGCCGTTCTTGCGCTCGACCGTGTTGGCCCAGAGCGGTTTGCTGCCACGCTGACACTTGCGGGCGCGCCGCCGCGCATTCGGGGCGGGGCAGATCATCAGGCCGGGCTTGCGCTCGCGCTTGGCGGGGCAGGGATGACGGCGCGGGAACTGGCCGTGCTCTATGCGGCGCTTGGCGATGGCGGGCGGGCAAAGCCGCTCGTGTGGACGGCAGCCGAAGAAACGGGCAGCCGAGAAGCAAGCGGCTTCGGCCTGATGGGGGCTGAGAGCGCTGGCGAAATTCTCTCCATCCTGCGCCAGACACCAACACCTGAAGGGCGCATGCCAGGCAGACTGACCGCAGATGCGCCGCAGGTCGCCTTCAAGACGGGCACCTCATACGGCTTTCGCGATGCCTGGGCCGCGGGCGTGTCCGGCGATCACGCCATCATCGTCTGGGTCGGCAGGGCCGATGGCGCGCCAAGACCGGGAGAGACGGGGCGGAGCGCGGCGCTTCCCATCCTGTTCGAGGTCGCCGACCGGGCCGCTTATCACCTCGGCGGGGACGGCAATGCGAAGGCGCGGCTGATGTCAGATCGCCAGAACGAAGCCGACGGCGCGCTTCAGGCCTTCGACCATAACCGCGCCGAGGCCCCGCATATCCTCTTCCCGCCCAAGGATGCTGAGCTCTGGTCAGGTGAGATCAACGGCGCTCCGTCCCGGCCTTTCGTTCTGGCAGGTCGCGGGGAGGGCGAGCTCAGCTGGTTCATCGATGGGGCGCCATGCGCCAGCGATGATGCGGGCCTGCCGATCTGGCAGCCGCAGCGCGCGGGCTTTTATGAGGTTAGCGCCGTCGACTGGTCCGGCCGGTCCAGCAGTGTTCGCGTGCGTGTAATCGGGATCGGCGAGAGCTGA